The Rhipicephalus sanguineus isolate Rsan-2018 chromosome 7, BIME_Rsan_1.4, whole genome shotgun sequence genome includes a window with the following:
- the LOC119398554 gene encoding uncharacterized protein K02A2.6-like yields MEGLLNGLEGVQCFLDDILIGGRTVAEHDERLRKVLQRIQDDGLRLNAEKCAFRDKEVTYLEYRVNKDGVSPLREKVEAIKQAPEPKNKKELQSFLGALHFYGRFLKGASHVLEPLHRLLDKDKAWSWTETETKAYQDAKSLLESSAVLAHYDVTRPIRLACDASPCGLGAVLSQVGEDGVERPVAFASRTLSKAERNYAQIDREALALLFGVKKFHQYIFGRKFQLLTDHKPLLGLLHQAKPVPAVLSPRMLRWSLQLSAYNYELLYVPGSKLPHADVFSRLPLPVRHEHEPPLGDILLLEAVPEVPLDSTKIAALTRTDPVLSRVHRWILQGWPSTKMPEEFRPLVARKNELSTYRNCVLWGSRVVIPSSAEAQVLDVLHTTHPGVVQMKGLARSTVWWPGIDNHIERKVAGCQVCQETRQAPSKAPVHPWEFTKNPWSRLHIDFAGPFKGKVFLLVVDSHSKWLEVSLMESMTTRAVLKELRSMFARFGIPEVLVSDNGTAFTSEEFAEFANRNQIRHIKVAPYHPSSNGQIERMVQETKQVLRKLSEGDWATKLSRFLLGQHILPSTTTGKSPAELLMGRRLRSAIDRLHPDFHMVGSSLQHYFSDGSQRVRHFYPGDAVYARNYQGGTKWVPGSIASATGPLSYQVRLCDGSLRRRHVDQLRNRARPLTSVKLTVILVGTQPMVMTSL; encoded by the coding sequence ATGGAAGGACTGTTGAACGGACTGGAAGGGGTTCAGTGCTTTCTGGATGACATCCTAATTGGTGGAAGAACAGTTGCTGAGCATGATGAACGGCTGCGCAAAGTGCTGCAGCGTATCCAAGACGACGGGCTTCGCCTGAACGCCGAGAAGTGTGCATTcagggacaaggaagtgacgtacCTGGAGTACCGTGTCAACAAGGACGGAGTAAGTCCTTTGCGTGAAAAAGTGGAAGCCATCAAGCAAGCTCCGGAACCGAAGAACAAGAAGGAGCTGCAGTCGTTCTTGGGAGCCTTACATTTTTATGGCCGTTTCTTGAAAGGAGCGTCACATGTGTTGGAACCACTTCACCGCCTCCTGGACAAGGACAAGGCATGGAGTTGGACCGAGACGGAAACGAAGGCATACCAAGATGCCAAGAGCCTGCTGGAATCATCAGCCGTCTTAGCACACTATGATGTGACACGTCCCATAaggctggcctgcgatgcgtctCCGTGCGGGCTGGGTGCGGTACTGAGCCAAGTGGGTGAAGATGGTGTGGAAAGACCAGTGGCCTTCGCCTCGAGAACCTTATCAAAAGCAGAGCGCAACTATGCGCAGATAGACAGGGAGGCTCTGGCTTTGCTTTTCGGAGTTAAGAAATTCCACCAGTATATTTTTGGTCGGAAGTTTCAACTCTTGACAGACCATAAGCCATTGCTAGGCCTCCTGCACCAAGCCAAGCCGGTTCCTGCCGTATTGTCACCTCGGATGTTGCGCTGGAGTCTGCAACTTTCTGCATACAACTACGAACTTTTGTACGTACCAGGCTCCAAGTTGCCACATGCCGACGTTTTCAGTCGTCTTCCGCTTCCTGTCAGGCATGAGCACGAGCCACCGTTGGGAGACATTTTGCTGCTGGAAGCAGTGCCGGAAGTTCCTCTGGATTCTACCAAGATCGCAGCATTGACGCGTACAGACCCTGTTCTGTCGCGGGTACATCGCTGGATTTTGCAAGGTTGGCCTTCCACGAAGATGCCCGAGGAATTCCGTCCTTTGGTGGCTAGAAAGAACGAACTGTCCACCTACCGAAATTGTGTGCTGTGGGGGTCTCGTGTTGTGATTCCAAGTTCTGCAGAGGCCCAGGTCCTAGACGTCCTACACACCACGCACCCAGGCGTAGTACAGATGAAAGGTCTTGCACGCAGCACCGTGTGGTGGCCAGGCATTGACAATCACATAGAGCGCAAGGTAGCTGGCTGCCAAGTATGCCAAGAAACTCGGCAAGCTCCCAGTAAGGCACCGGTGCACCCATGGGAGTTCACTAAGAACCCTTGGTCACGTTTGCACATAGATTTTGCCGGTCCCTTCAAGGGAAAAGTGTTTCTACTAGTCGTCGATTCTCATTCCAAGTGGCTGGAAGTTTCCCTGATGGAATCGATGACGACAAGAGCCGTTCTTAAAGAACTTCGGTCAATGTTTGCTCGTTTTGGCATTCCCGAAGTGTTAGTGTCGGACAATGGAACTGCGTTCACGTCAGAAGAATTCGCCGAGTTTGCAAACAGAAACCAAATTCGGCACATTAAAGTCGCGCCCTATCACCCCTCATCGAATGGTCAGATAGAGAGGATGGTTCAGGAGACGAAACAAGTCCTGCGTAAGTTGTCGGAGGGAGACTGGGCCACCAAGCTGTCTCGTTTCTTGCTGGGCCAGCACATTTTACCCAGTACAACTACAGGGAAGAGTCCCGCTGAACTGTTGATGGGGAGACGACTGCGATCGGCCATTGACCGTCTGCATCCAGACTTTCACATGGTTGGATCGTCCCTTCAGCATTACTTTAGCGATGGTTCTCAACGTGTTCGGCATTTCTATCCTGGCGACGCTGTGTATGCACGGAACTATCAAGGTGGCACCAAGTGGGTCCCCGGGTCCATTGCTTCAGCCACCGGACCCCTTTCTTACCAAGTTCGTCTGTGCGACGGTAGCTTACGGCGAAGACACGTCGATCAGCTCCGCAACCGGGCCAGACCACTGACCTCGGTGAAGCTGACAGTGATACTTGTGGGAACTCAGCCGATGGTGATGACCTCGCTGTGA
- the LOC119398553 gene encoding uncharacterized protein K02A2.6-like: MEMDSGSVCSIVNLRTLSKLGISKKALRPSSKGGRTCTQQPVCVVGEVEVPVKYNSREGKLPLLVTKGSVVSILGRDWFRPLGITLEGLHQLSGAPASKSSSREVQPAARNPSKVVTSVKNLLQDYPDVFKPGLGKSRGLPVRILVGEQATPKFHKPRQVRFALLPKVEEAIEQLVEQGIYVPIKHSRWATPIVPILKKNGKMRICGDYKGTLNPVVKWETYPLPTPEQLLARLGGCAVFSRLDLDQAYQQLCVDEDTAMLQTVTTHKGLFKVTRL, from the coding sequence ATGGAAATGGACTCTGGATCCGTTTGTTCTATTGTCAACTTGAGGACATTGAGCAAGCTGGGAATCTCGAAGAAGGCGCTCCGACCAAGTTCCAAGGGCGGGCGGACGTGCACACAGCAGCCTGTTTGTGTCGTGGGCGAAGTGGAAGTTCCTGTAAAGTACAACAGTAGAGAGGGCAAACTACCCCTGCTCGTCACGAAAGGGTCGGTAGTCAGCATCCTGGGGAGAGACTGGTTCCGACCGCTAGGCATAACACTGGAGGGACTGCACCAGCTCAGCGGAGCTCCAGCTTCCAAAAGTTCCAGTCGAGAAGTCCAACCAGCTGCACGCAACCCGAGCAAGGTGGTGACAAGCGTAAAAAATCTGCTGCAGGACTATCCAGATGTGTTCAAACCTGGGCTGGGCAAAAGCAGGGGTCTTCCTGTGCGGATCTTAGTGGGTGAGCAAGCCACGCCCAAGTTTCACAAGCCACGGCAAGTACGTTTCGCGCTACTGCCCAAGGTGGAGGAAGCCATCGAACAGTTGGTCGAGCAAGGCATTTACGTTCCCATTAAGCATTCCCGCTGGGCGACGCCAATTGTGCCGATTCTGAAGAAGAACGGAAAGATGAGAATTTGCGGGGACTACAAGGGAACACTCAACCCAGTCGTCAAGTGGGAGACGTATCCGCTTCCAACTCCAGAACAACTGCTCGCAAGACTGGGAGGATGTGCAGTGTTTTCTCGGCTGGACTTGGATCAAGCTTATCAGCAACTCTGTGTCGATGAGGACACCGCCATGCTGCAGACCGTGACAACGCACAAGGGCCTGTTCAAGGTGACGCGATTGTAG